A genomic segment from Corylus avellana chromosome ca5, CavTom2PMs-1.0 encodes:
- the LOC132183205 gene encoding alkane hydroxylase MAH1-like produces MAMLLYAEIAVAFVCFIFLWHWRLNKDSPAVNWPLFGMLPGLLRNASHVPEFVTRVLKHSGGTLEFKGPWFTNMNFVITGDPANIQHILSRNFSNYHKGPKFREVFEPFVDGIITCDSDSWRYRRKLIQSMIKNKKYELLLEKVSLGKVESGLIPILDHVSNTGIEVDLQDVLQRYTFDSVCLLVLGFDPNCLSIEFPQVSHAKAFDQMERSVFCRHFVPESCWKLQRWLQIREEKKLSIAWKIFDQFVYQCWQCISSKHEELISRSMTLKVEEPKFDLLTACIELDEVEGGDEMDGFTKSNKFLRDIALSLMLAGNGTISSSLTWFLWLVATHPSVEAKILQEMREHFLVNSEIKYWDIKEISKLVYLHGAICESLRLFPPVPFEHLCAIDSDILPSGHRIDPSTRMLYCPYAMGRMESIWGEDCLEFKPERWISEQGMIVHVPAYKFITFNAGPRTCLGKDMTFIQMKIVASSIIWNYRLQVVEGHPVLPSISFILHMKYGLKVRVTRRAP; encoded by the coding sequence ATGGCCATGCTTTTGTACGCAGAGATAGCTGTAGCATTTGtttgcttcatttttctttggCATTGGAGATTGAACAAAGACTCCCCCGCCGTTAACTGGCCTCTTTTCGGAATGCTTCCAGGGCTTCTTCGAAATGCATCGCATGTTCCCGAGTTCGTAACTCGAGTTTTAAAACATTCTGGAGGGACTTTGGAGTTTAAGGGCCCTTGGTTCACCAACATGAACTTTGTGATTACCGGTGATCCCGCGAACATCCAACACATTTTGAGCAGAAACTTTTCCAACTACCACAAAGGCCCCAAGTTCCGAGAGGTTTTTGAACCCTTTGTAGATGGGATTATTACTTGCGATTCTGACTCCTGGAGATATCGGAGGAAGCTGATTCAGTCAATGATAAAGAACAAAAAGTACGAGTTGCTCTTGGAGAAAGTCTCCTTGGGAAAGGTGGAAAGCGGCCTCATTCCGATCCTTGATCACGTCTCAAATACGGGAATTGAGGTGGATTTACAAGATGTTCTTCAACGCTACACCTTCGATAGTGTTTGCTTactggttttgggttttgatccAAATTGCCTCTCCATCGAATTTCCTCAAGTTTCACATGCAAAAGCGTTTGATCAAATGGAACGAAGCGTCTTTTGCCGACACTTTGTGCCAGAAAGTTGTTGGAAGTTGCAGCGATGGCTTCAaataagagaagagaagaagctGAGCATTGCTTGGAAAATATTTGATCAATTCGTGTACCAATGCTGGCAATGCATCTCATCCAAGCATGAAGAACTGATCAGCCGGAGCATGACCCTGAAAGTGGAGGAACCCAAGTTCGACTTGCTGACAGCTTGTATAGAGCTAGATGAAGtcgaaggaggagatgaaatggATGGTTTTACAAAATCCAACAAGTTTTTGAGGGACATAGCATTGAGTCTCATGTTGGCAGGCAACGGCACCATAAGTTCAAGCCTCACCTGGTTTCTATGGCTTGTTGCAACACACCCATCAGTGGAAGCTAAGATTCTGCAAGAGATGAGAGAGCATTTTCTAGTTAACAGTGAGATCAAGTACTGggatataaaagaaataagtaAGCTAGTTTATCTCCACGGCGCCATATGTGAGTCCTTACGCCTTTTTCCACCTGTACCTTTCGAGCATTTGTGCGCAATTGATTCTGACATTCTCCCAAGCGGCCACCGTATTGATCCAAGTACGAGAATGTTGTACTGTCCATATGCAATGGGAAGGATGGAAAGCATATGGGGCGAAGATTGCTTAGAGTTCAAGCCCGAGAGATGGATTTCGGAGCAAGGAATGATTGTGCATGTCCCAGCTTACAAGTTCATAACATTTAATGCAGGCCCTAGGACTTGTTTGGGTAAAGACATGACTTTCATTCAAATGAAAATAGTTGCAAGCAGCATCATCTGGAATTATCGTCTTCAAGTAGTTGAAGGTCATCCTGTCTTACCGAGCATCTCTTTCATACTTCACATGAAATATGGTTTGAAGGTAAGGGTCACCAGAAGAGCTCCTTGA